In Kryptolebias marmoratus isolate JLee-2015 linkage group LG20, ASM164957v2, whole genome shotgun sequence, a genomic segment contains:
- the arf1 gene encoding ADP-ribosylation factor 1: MGNMFAGLFKMFGKKEMRILMVGLDAAGKTTILYKLKLGEIVTTIPTIGFNVETVEYKNISFTVWDVGGQDKIRPLWRHYFQNTQGLIFVVDSNDRERCAEAREELLRMLAEDELRDAVLLVFANKQDLPNAMNAAELTDKLQLHSLRNRNWYIQATCATTGDGLYEGLDWLSNQLKNH, from the exons ATGGGGAATATGTTTGCAGGACTCTTTAAAATGTTCGGGAAGAAAGAAATGAGGATACTCATGGTGGGCCTGGACGCCGCAGGAAAGACGACTATTTTGTACAAGCTTAAACTAGGAGAGATTGTGACCACCATCCCCACAATAG GTTTCAACGTAGAGACGGTAGAATACAAGaacatcagttttacagtttgggACGTTGGTGGTCAAGACAAAATCCGACCTCTGTGGCGTCATTATTTTCAGAACACACAAG gtctcATCTTTGTCGTGGATAGCAATGACAGAGAGCGATGTGCCGAGGCCCGAGAAGAGCTCTTAAGAATGTTGGCAGAGGACGAGCTGCGTGACGCTGTGCTCTTAGTGTTTGCCAACAAACAA GACCTCCCGAATGCCATGAACGCCGCAGAGCTCACGGACAAGCTGCAGCTTCACTCGCTGCGTAACAGGAACTGGTACATCCAGGCAACCTGTGCCACCACTGGAGACGGTCTCTATGAAGGACTCGATTGGTTGTCGAATCAGCTCAAGAATCATTAA
- the lg20h1orf35 gene encoding multiple myeloma tumor-associated protein 2 isoform X1, translating to MFGSSRSGGLRGGQDQFNWDDVKVDKHRENYLGNSLMAPVGRWQKGKDLTWYAKDKKTGKPLSKEDELAAVRAAEEEALMAALGHKNIKRQPTGLTKEDLVEVCRRDEADGEERNVDRISGLGSSSAGSRKMVLSQKEKEAAKIGLPIFTHHKTEGHPETSTTKTSQSVAKQEMEQNRPESKKKKKDKKSKKEKKKKRQRRDSSSSDSDDNRKRHKKDHHHHNPSYHSQSGARPHDSHSRGGEKNERQPSHPHHRQQRHDTDSSDGGSPARSNPAIHKKAPAGATQSHRRRHDTDSDD from the exons atgtttggttcGTCGAGATCCGGAGGCTTACGAGGAGGACAGGACCAGTTCAACTGGGATGACGTGAAGGTCgataaacacagagaaaattaTCTCG GAAACTCCTTGATGGCACCAGTCGGCCGGTGGCAGAAGGGCAAAGATCTAACTTGGTATGCAAAGGACAAAAAAACTGGCAAACCTTTGTCCAAAGAGGACGAACTCGCTGCTGTGAGGGCAGCAGAAGAGGAGGCGCTGATGGCTGCCCT AGGGCACAAGAATATAAAGAGACAACCAACTGGCCTCACCAAAGAA GATCTTGTAGAGGTTTGCAGGAGGGACGAGGCTGACGGCGAGGAGAGGAACGTGGATCGTATATCAGGCTTGGGAAGCTCCAG CGCAGGGTCACGAAAAATGGTGCTGTCCCAAAAAGAGAAGGAGGCAGCTAAAATAGGCCTGCCAATTTTTACT CATCACAAGACTGAAGGTCATCcagaaacatcaacaacaaaaacatctcagagTGTTGCTAAACAGGAGATGGAACAGAA CAGGCCTGagagcaaaaagaagaagaaggacaaaaagagcaagaaggaaaaaaagaagaaaaggcaaCGAAGAGATTCGTCTTCCTCAGACTCGGATGATAACAGGAAGAG acacaaaaaggACCACCATCATCATAATCCATCATACCACAGTCAGAGTGGAGCCAGACCCCATGACAGCCATTCAAGGGGGGGAGAAAAGAACGAGCGACAGCCTTCCCACCCCCATCATCGACAACAGCGGCATGACACAGACTCCTCTGACGGGGGGTCTCCTGCCCGCAGCAACCCTGCCATCCACAAGAAGGCCCCTGCTGGTGCCACACAAAGCCACAGGCGGCGCCACGACACAGACTCGGACGACTAA
- the lg20h1orf35 gene encoding multiple myeloma tumor-associated protein 2 isoform X2: MFGSSRSGGLRGGQDQFNWDDVKVDKHRENYLGNSLMAPVGRWQKGKDLTWYAKDKKTGKPLSKEDELAAVRAAEEEALMAALGHKNIKRQPTGLTKEDLVEVCRRDEADGEERNVDRISGLGSSSAGSRKMVLSQKEKEAAKIGLPIFTHHKTEGHPETSTTKTSQSVAKQEMEQKPESKKKKKDKKSKKEKKKKRQRRDSSSSDSDDNRKRHKKDHHHHNPSYHSQSGARPHDSHSRGGEKNERQPSHPHHRQQRHDTDSSDGGSPARSNPAIHKKAPAGATQSHRRRHDTDSDD; this comes from the exons atgtttggttcGTCGAGATCCGGAGGCTTACGAGGAGGACAGGACCAGTTCAACTGGGATGACGTGAAGGTCgataaacacagagaaaattaTCTCG GAAACTCCTTGATGGCACCAGTCGGCCGGTGGCAGAAGGGCAAAGATCTAACTTGGTATGCAAAGGACAAAAAAACTGGCAAACCTTTGTCCAAAGAGGACGAACTCGCTGCTGTGAGGGCAGCAGAAGAGGAGGCGCTGATGGCTGCCCT AGGGCACAAGAATATAAAGAGACAACCAACTGGCCTCACCAAAGAA GATCTTGTAGAGGTTTGCAGGAGGGACGAGGCTGACGGCGAGGAGAGGAACGTGGATCGTATATCAGGCTTGGGAAGCTCCAG CGCAGGGTCACGAAAAATGGTGCTGTCCCAAAAAGAGAAGGAGGCAGCTAAAATAGGCCTGCCAATTTTTACT CATCACAAGACTGAAGGTCATCcagaaacatcaacaacaaaaacatctcagagTGTTGCTAAACAGGAGATGGAACAGAA GCCTGagagcaaaaagaagaagaaggacaaaaagagcaagaaggaaaaaaagaagaaaaggcaaCGAAGAGATTCGTCTTCCTCAGACTCGGATGATAACAGGAAGAG acacaaaaaggACCACCATCATCATAATCCATCATACCACAGTCAGAGTGGAGCCAGACCCCATGACAGCCATTCAAGGGGGGGAGAAAAGAACGAGCGACAGCCTTCCCACCCCCATCATCGACAACAGCGGCATGACACAGACTCCTCTGACGGGGGGTCTCCTGCCCGCAGCAACCCTGCCATCCACAAGAAGGCCCCTGCTGGTGCCACACAAAGCCACAGGCGGCGCCACGACACAGACTCGGACGACTAA
- the guk1a gene encoding guanylate kinase isoform X2, whose amino-acid sequence MYLRHFTRLFSAMAGPRPVVFSGPSGAGKSTLLKKLMKEHENVFGFSVSHTTRKPRPGEENGKDYHFVTREVMQGGINNGEFIEYAEFSGNMYGTSKVAVQAVQAKNLICILDIDMQGVKSIKKTDLNPIYISIQPPSLEVLDNRLRARKTESEESLQRRLNAAKVDMELSKEPGVFDVIVVNDRLEDAYVELKQALLEEITKVKKVSASS is encoded by the exons ATGTACCTGAGACATTTTACCAGGCTATTTTCAG CTATGGCTGGACCCAGGCCTGTGGTGTTCAGCGGCCCATCGGGGGCAGGAAAAAGCACGTTGTTGAAGAAGCTCATGAAAGAGCACGAAAATGTCTTTGGCTTCAGCGTGTCCC ataCAACAAGAAAACCTCGTCCTGGAGAAGAGAATGGCAAAG attatcATTTTGTTACACGAGAGGTGATGCAGGGCGGCATCAACAACGGCGAGTTCATCGAATATGCCGAGTTTTCAGGGAACATGTACGGGACGAGTAAAGTCGCCGTGCAAGCCGTCCAGGCCAAGAACCTCATCTGTATACTTGATATCGACATGCAGGGCGTGAAGAGCATCAAGAAGACCGACCTCAACCCCATTTACATCTCCATTCAGCCGCCATCTTTGGAAGTCCTG GACAATCGTTTAAGAGCCAGAAAAACCGAGTCGGAGGAGAGCCTCCAGAGACGTTTAAATGCAGCCAAGGTGGACATGGAATTAA GTAAAGAACCAGGTGTGTTTGACGTCATTGTTGTAAATGATCGTTTGGAGGATGCTTACGTTGAGCTGAAACAAGCTCTTCTTGAG GAGATAACCAAGGTCAAGAAAGTCAGCGCGTCTTCGTAG
- the guk1a gene encoding guanylate kinase isoform X1 — protein MAGPRPVVFSGPSGAGKSTLLKKLMKEHENVFGFSVSHTTRKPRPGEENGKDYHFVTREVMQGGINNGEFIEYAEFSGNMYGTSKVAVQAVQAKNLICILDIDMQGVKSIKKTDLNPIYISIQPPSLEVLDNRLRARKTESEESLQRRLNAAKVDMELSKEPGVFDVIVVNDRLEDAYVELKQALLEEITKVKKVSASS, from the exons ATGGCTGGACCCAGGCCTGTGGTGTTCAGCGGCCCATCGGGGGCAGGAAAAAGCACGTTGTTGAAGAAGCTCATGAAAGAGCACGAAAATGTCTTTGGCTTCAGCGTGTCCC ataCAACAAGAAAACCTCGTCCTGGAGAAGAGAATGGCAAAG attatcATTTTGTTACACGAGAGGTGATGCAGGGCGGCATCAACAACGGCGAGTTCATCGAATATGCCGAGTTTTCAGGGAACATGTACGGGACGAGTAAAGTCGCCGTGCAAGCCGTCCAGGCCAAGAACCTCATCTGTATACTTGATATCGACATGCAGGGCGTGAAGAGCATCAAGAAGACCGACCTCAACCCCATTTACATCTCCATTCAGCCGCCATCTTTGGAAGTCCTG GACAATCGTTTAAGAGCCAGAAAAACCGAGTCGGAGGAGAGCCTCCAGAGACGTTTAAATGCAGCCAAGGTGGACATGGAATTAA GTAAAGAACCAGGTGTGTTTGACGTCATTGTTGTAAATGATCGTTTGGAGGATGCTTACGTTGAGCTGAAACAAGCTCTTCTTGAG GAGATAACCAAGGTCAAGAAAGTCAGCGCGTCTTCGTAG
- the LOC108241670 gene encoding obscurin-like: protein MESQTAEEGSSVTLHCELSKSCVPVEWRKGELGLCPCAKYEIRQTGHLAVLVIHDVDPEDSGSYMCDTGERQSTAQVAVKAKPVLFKTKLQNLEIQAGETACLRCEITNPGASVVWRCGDKELTTSSKYHLKQAGTLVELIISKLQETDSGEYSCDTGYQKTSSVLSVKGRMSLLNTFLEFHLLIPITLSC from the exons ATGGAAAGCCAGACTGCAGAAGAAGGAAGCAGCGTCACATTACACTGCGAGCTTTCAAAATCTTGTGTTCCTGTGGAGTGGAGAAAAGGAGAACTTGGCCTTTGTCCTTGTGCCAAATATGAAATTAGACAGACAGGACACCTGGCTGTACTTGTAATCCATGACGTAGACCCAGAGGATTCTGGGAGTTACATGTGTGACACTGGTGAACGTCAAAGCACTGCACAAGTTGCTGTGAAGG CCAAGCCTGTCCTTTTCAAAACCAAGCTACAGAACCTTGAAATACAGGCAGGAGAAACTGCTTGTCTTCGCTGTGAAATCACAAATCCAGGAGCCAGTGTGGTTTGGAGGTGTGGTGACAAGGAGCTCACAACAAGTAGCAAGTATCATCTGAAACAGGCAGGGACTCTGGTCGAGCTTATCATCTCCAAACTGCAGGAAACTGATTCAGGAGAATACTCTTGTGATACAGGCTACCAGAAGACTTCATCTGTCCTCTCTGTGAAGGGTAGGATGTCTTTACTCAACACTTTTCTGGAGTTTCACCTTCTGATCCCTATCACCTTATCTTGTTGA